The window CATTTGGGGTTCTGAGGCGCCCTATCTCTGTTCCCGCCAGGTCCAAGAATAGCTCGGGGCTCCAAAGCCGGTTTAACATGGGATTGGAGCTTGGTAGCAACAGACATTGGTGAAGAGAGATATCCGTCGTCAGTGAAAATTGGCTCCACTGAGTAAGgaagttgaaaaagaatttatgGAGAGGGAAGATAAGAGAAGatggaaaatgaagagaaggggaaagagatgaaaagaaaggggTTAGGGTTTGGgagagaagaggagaagggGCGtggcgagagagagagagagagagagagagagagagagagcagtGAGAGCGTGGGCGGAGAACGACGAAGAAACAACGGGTGGATAGCTCCCAAGGTTTTTTAAGCTGAAGGAAGgctttgtttagatttggacaGGTTACCTACAACTGCCGGTGACTATGCACACGTGGCTTGGAATTTTACCTGTTTCTTTCCCGGCTATGGTGAAGCCAAAAACCCAATTTCTCACTGCCTTTCATCCATATTTACAATGACACCATTCTCATATACATTTTTTCAAGATCAACCTACAAGTTTAACTAGCATGCTCCAGCAATGCTTAATAATGCTACCacaacaattattattactattaccttgatcattaaaaataattcagtaatataattttttcaaaaactatcaAACTGGttaaagtattttcaaatataaatatatatacttttggtctagaataaaggaaagttgGAAGAAGTGTTTGAGGCAACAACTATCTTAATCCTCTTTCTTAAAATACATACTAATTTGTTGTCATCAATTAACTACAGtaaacacaattattttaaaactcaaatttgttataatatttactattctatagtaaccatttttttataataggttattaaaataatttagatttaaaaaacgtactattatttctcaaactaaaataactaaaataatatatacctGATTCgtaaactattataattgaacgataaatcaataattgttcgtggaaaaaaaggaaaagaaaatttgaataagaTGATAAtttagaagggaaaaaaaaagggggaaagGTGAGAGTTTGTAGAAGTAGGAGGAGGGTATAAATGGAAATAGGCGAGGGAGAAGAAGGGGAAAGTAGGAATTTGGGAAAATGGCCCTTTAGGCAAAACGTGAGAGTCAGTTTGGGTGATGGTGGAGAAGTGTATGGGTGACTTCCTATTCCAATTTACcgttaatagaaaaaatagaatcGGAAAAGGGACAAATAATGAAGAGCAGAAAAGGAACGTaaaatacaatacaaattaaatagtgGGTAACCAACGGCTACCTCATCCCCTCCactaaatatcaaattctaCTCTAACTCTATACTATCCTCCATTTACGTTTCCTTTTCCACTCAACTTCTCTTTCCATTcaacaaagttaaaagaaacaaattaatatttgaaattaatatatatatatatatatatatatatattatatatataattttaacttttaatggtaattcaaaagatttttttttttaaatctactAATACACACCATGacttaattaaaagttattaatttgaaatttgaaatatgtcATGATTTGATAGAGTTTAGAATTTGGatctcaaattttctatatatgtaaatttgtttgtattatgTTATGTTTTCTAATAGTTATTAATAGTTATTGAGTCttgattgttatatttttaactgACATTGATCGTGTTTGTGTCGTATATTTATTGGTTAGATGGGCGTGTTTGCCTCTATTTAGGGCTTTCTACATGAATGACACATATATATTAGGTCTACTCTTGAATGTATTCgacttttacattttaaaactttactttcatttaaatatgagaaatatagaaaaaatatatatatcataaaagGAAGTTTgctgattttctttttttctttttaatttaagattttattttgaaaaaaaaaaaagtagtatatattttgaaacatatactaaacgtatatatattatattttgaaataacaaTATTACATAATGAAAAAGATAGGGGTTTTAGTGGCAACAACGACACTGGAAACCCTTCACCTTCCCCTCTTTGAAAGTCTAAAAAAGGAAGCTCTTCTTTGCAAGCCTTTTTTTTGTAGATCTGGTAGGGTTGTTAAAGGCCAACTCCCGACGCTGCTTGGACGACATCAGGTATCCCCAAATGCTGACGCATGTATTAACGCGTTGGTAGATCTCCACCAATTCTTGATGCCATTAGTAATGGCGTTGGAAATTATCTTCGATCTCCCAATGTGGTGTAAAAGCGTTGGGAGTGACTATCTCTCTTGACACTTCAATAGGTGTGTTGAAACTTAGAAGATGCTCTATCTCTCGACGTCTTTTCTTCCGACGGTGTGAATCTACGTCGGGAGAGccaaaatttcttctagtgagGATGAAATACATCAAAAGTATTTGGTATTGGATGAAGAAACTTACTTGTCCATTTACATTCTATCTTATTGtaggttttgattttattctttatctGACTAGGGTTTTGACTCTGCCATCTATTCATGGATTACTTTTGAGTCGAGGTCGACCAATTCTACATTCTTTCCTAGCGCTTTTAAAGTCTCATCTCTTTTTGGCTAAGCTTATAATGGGTTCATCATCCCTGGTCGCTAATGTCGACTATCCATATTTCATCCGATCTTGCTTTTCGCTTCTTTACATGCTGCTTGTTGACTATTTTATCCTTGATTCCAAAATCCACTCCCAACCATCTATATATACAAACTGTGGTATATATGAGTAAACATGCATCTAGAAATTAATCATAGCTCCATGACATGTTGAAAatagctatatatatataaaatataaattgtgatttatatatatagagatataTCATATATCTTAATTAACTAATGTCAGAAATAAGAGATGTGCAATATATGAGCTTCTTCACTAATTTAATTCATTCTGAAAAATGGCTTAGAAATTCCACCACACAAAATTTCATTCCACTCATGCTCTTGTTGTTGGTCTACCCTTATTTAATGCTAATAAGTGAATCCTCCTCCTTCCCACGTCTCTAAATCTAACTATTTGGTTAAACACTGTATCAATAATTGATCAAGTAGttgtaaatatgtaaatatcAAGATTAGCTTTAGAATCTATTTGATATCACCAATAGGTATCACTCATAGACTACATATGTGCTCTTTAGAAATATTGCTATTCATCCAATTATAAACCTTAAAAAGTGTAATCACCCATATTAATTTGGCTAATGAGCTTCCAAATCCTGTGAATAACTAATACCATTAACATCAATGAGTTTAgatattgaatttttaatttaacttaaatttattcCCCAAAGTAATATTTGATGATTATTGTGATAGTAAAACCATcatcaaaaaaaagaaaaaaaaagcactaTTCTATAgttgatataaaaaagaaatatttgaattatttttctttattaaagaACATTTCGACTTTGTGTGTATACAAATGCAAATGGCACTTTAAAAAGCTATATATAAAGACCTCTTTGTGTAGACCTCATTTCCTTCCATTCTGCCAAATATCATAGCGCTTCCATTTCCATaatgctttgttttttttttttttcatatcatAATCCACCCAATGTATTGAAATGAATCCAAGCCTCCTGCACCAATCCAAACAATAACATTCATCCAACTCTTAAACTTAGATCCGTCAGCTCAACACATTGTAATTAAGTTCAAAGGTTTGAATTTCCAATATTAAGAAAACATTGGAAATCCTGACTCTTTAAAACGTTCAAATCACAAGCTATGCCTAGGAAGGAGCATTTACAAGATAGACAGCTAAcattgaaagataaaattcaTGTTTGGTTGTAAATTTTGcatatagaattcaaaatagaATACCtgtaatatttcaaaaacttttgcTGCAATATATTTTTGATCTGATGAAGCACCCTTCTGTTGTAGCTTATCAGGGTGTAGGTATAACAAAGCTTTTTGATAAGATCTTTTCACTGCATTTCCTTCGATTATATCAACAAGAGGAACGGCTTTCCATCCGCTCTTGGGCCAAAGAACCTTGTACAACCAAGAACAGTTTATAGAAATTGAACAACGTCGAGATTATTCAAATTGTTTGGCAACCGagttaataagataaaagaCTCACATATTGCAAAGTTGACAGCAGGGAACGAATATTCCCTTCCTTCCCGCTTGACCATTGTCGTATTTTAGTATCGAGAGCCTGCATCATAAGAAGTTCTTATCAGCTTACTCCATCACTTGTTGCAATAACCACAATGCATGTATTTATTGTGAGCTGTATTACTTGTACTTCTTCACGACCATTGTTTGTTTCTGTGGAATCTTCATAATCTTGTGGTAACTCTTGTACCTTTTAGGAAGCAAACCAAAACAGCTCATTAGATTGTTAGCCATTGATTGATACAAAGCATTGTTTCATGTTTCATGTTTCATATGCAAATATAATCTATGCATAATTTTATACTCTCTCCAGGGATTAAGAGATGGGAAAACAACTACTTTGGAATCTAAAAATcgataaaatttcattttcacgATAAACATACCGAGAAATTATCCTGAAAGGGCTCCTCCACTTCTGAAACTGTAGACTTTGTGACATTAGGAACGTGAACTGAGATCAAGAAGTAATATGTTATGCAATGGATAACCGAAAGAAACCGAAAGAAACCGCAAGTACCATAGAAAAATATAGAGTACACAGCAAAAGATTAAAGAAGCATGACTAACCTGTGTTTGGAGCTGGACTACTCTCTTTGGAAGAAGCAAAGTTATTTTTGAAGCTAGCAGCTTTTTTAGTAGAGTTATCATCCACTGATTTCTCGGAAATATTATCTCCCTACAAAGATTGAAATCTAAggtgcataaaaaaaaaaacttacaaatttttatcttCAATGGTGTAAAAGATATTGGCTGGTAAATTTATCATAGTTGCTCACCTTGATGGAAGCATCTGTGTTCTTATTCAACTTGGGTTTCTCatcctttcttattttgttaacAGTTGGACCCTTTGGTTCACTTTCCTGTTTCATTGTAGAGCTATCATTTTCTAAATCGACAACATCCTGGGGTTTCGATGTAGGTTCTTGGTTGAAAAGCTTAACAAACTCTGAAATTTTTCCACCAACTTTCTTTCTGCCAATGTTATGTCCAGATTCCACGTCTGAACTTGGGACAGTAGgttttttcacttttgaatttctcaatgaagtttgtttttctagttTCTTTGGACTACTTAAATCAGAGAGATTTGATGATTTCATGTCACCTTTTGCCATGATTTCTCCTTTACGATACTCTTTGGTTATCCTCTCTTCACCTGCATGCAAGGAAACTAGAAGTGAGAAGAGAACCATATGATACGAACACGAAAAAAATTAGTCTCCCAATAGAACATACTTTGCTCACTATCACTGTAGAGAAGAAAGGAACTTAAAGATTTAGCCTCATGCTTTTGATCTTCGATTGTCCTCGAAGTCATCTTTTTCGCTGGCTTTTCACTTGAAACTTTCTTAGGTAAAGAATGAGGTTTCTCTTTCTCCGTTGGGCGACTGATGTTATCACTGCCAACGGCCGTGCGAGAACTTTGTCTGCTCAAGTTTTTTGAAGGTGTGAATGAACTTTGTCTTTGATCAAGATTACCCGTGTCAGGCAGTATATCAATTCCTTTTTCATCATCAACCTTTGTTGTTTCATGAAAAACTGGAGAAATATCAATATTCTGTATAGTTGATGTTGGGGAatgcatttcatttttagCCTTCACTAACCTATCGGTCGAGCTTGAGCTTTTTCTTAGTAGAGTCTTTTCTCTTAATCTTGGCCCGTTCCCTCTCGATGGCATCATTAGAGGCACCCCTTTACTTGCCCATTtgtaaattgagaaatggaACTGAAATTGACCACCACCATTTGATTCTTCTAAACTATCTTCTTCTCCCTTTGTTAAACTGTTCCCACTCAATCCATTTCCAGAGTTTATGAAGGACAATGCTTCATCACCGTCATTTTCTTGGAATTCAGATGGCAAAACACCAGTACGATCCGACAAATCATAATCAGTTTTAGGATCCTCGAAACGATGGCTCGATGTGCtaaaagaaaatctagaaAGAGTGAACCTAGGAGAATTTGTATGACTTCCATTCGAAACACTATCCTTGTTTCTTAAGGAGCTCGATCCGAAGGCTGGTAAATCAGTCCCTTTGGCTAATCTTGATGGTAGGCTGCTACAAACCGAAATAAATCAGAAGCAAGATATTAAGAAATACCCAATGCAgacaaacaagaaacaaacagAACGCAGCCATAACCACACAAGAAGAACATCGAAACCAGAAACAAAGAGGAatacatcaataaaaaaaattgggatGAAACCCATTATGAGatcaagaaataaaaaatggaacgCGACAGCCAACCAGAACTTAGCTGAGCTGGCATCTGCACGTACTAATACTAAGAACTATCGTTCAAATCCCCGACCCTCAATTTATCCTTAGAAAAACAAACGGAAGATGAGGGAAGAACCTTAATTGAGCAGGGAGGGAAGAACTTCCGAAGGGTTCTGCCGGCGGTGGAAGAGGTCTAGCAGGACTTAGAACTCTTGAACCAGGATTCGGAGAGAAAATGTCACCCCGGCGAGGAGAAGAATTCACCGATTCATCGCCTTTAAAGATATCATCATAAAAATCATCACTCGGAAATCGCCGCCCGTGTACACCTTCCTCACCAAACACAGGTTTCTCATTCAAACCAGACCAAGGGCCACTCCGGCCAGGTAGTGCTTCATCCTCGCCACCTTTCAATGCAAAGGAGTCCCCTGTCTCGGAGAAGCTATATCTCGTTTCATGAACCGACGACCGCCTCCTCGGAGGACCACCGAACACGTCATGAAAATCAACATCGTCTGAATTCCGATTGGAAGCTCTTGGAGATGAAGAGTTAGCAGATGATCTCTGAAGTGAATAACCCAAAAGGATGCTGTCTCTCTGCGACAAATTATCCATTTTCTACCCTTTTAACACAACCCCATCTAAATCGATTCCCAATTTCAAATCACAAATGGCGGGAATGGCAACACCCGCCAAGCTTTTTCCCACGGGCtaactcaaaatttcatgAAACAGTTGCAGAGGAAATTGAAGGAAGTATAGAACAAGGATTTAGCGGAGAAGCTTATTGAAAACGAAAAGACAGAAGAAGACAGAAGTGGGGTTGATGAAAAAGCCATCTAAGAATTAAAGGCCACACAAAGCTTTGTAGAAGATTTGATTTTGTGGATAAGAGAAAAGCTGTAATGCCAAATAACAAAGTGCAATTAGGCTGCGGAGAGCATCAGCATCAGCCAATTAAAATTCTCATGGTGACCAttaatctgatttttttttgtgatgtTCATTAATTGAAAAGTCCCTACAGACAGAGCCAAAAGTTAGGAAAGACAAGCTGTCATCACAGTCTAGATTGTCACTGGCAGAACATGTTTGGTTGAGCAAAATGGTCGCATTACATGCGTAAGCAGCCTTAAAACATACATGAAACAACAAGAATGTAGAGCCCCATACTTAAGAAGTGAaggaaattggaaaattttctcTTACAGATGATAAAGTTATACTT of the Cucumis sativus cultivar 9930 chromosome 3, Cucumber_9930_V3, whole genome shotgun sequence genome contains:
- the LOC101211029 gene encoding J domain-containing protein required for chloroplast accumulation response 1 isoform X2, producing the protein MDNLSQRDSILLGYSLQRSSANSSSPRASNRNSDDVDFHDVFGGPPRRRSSVHETRYSFSETGDSFALKGGEDEALPGRSGPWSGLNEKPVFGEEGVHGRRFPSDDFYDDIFKGDESVNSSPRRGDIFSPNPGSRVLSPARPLPPPAEPFGSSSLPAQLSLPSRLAKGTDLPAFGSSSLRNKDSVSNGSHTNSPRFTLSRFSFSTSSHRFEDPKTDYDLSDRTGVLPSEFQENDGDEALSFINSGNGLSGNSLTKGEEDSLEESNGGGQFQFHFSIYKWASKGVPLMMPSRGNGPRLREKTLLRKSSSSTDRLVKAKNEMHSPTSTIQNIDISPVFHETTKVDDEKGIDILPDTGNLDQRQSSFTPSKNLSRQSSRTAVGSDNISRPTEKEKPHSLPKKVSSEKPAKKMTSRTIEDQKHEAKSLSSFLLYSDSEQSEERITKEYRKGEIMAKGDMKSSNLSDLSSPKKLEKQTSLRNSKVKKPTVPSSDVESGHNIGRKKVGGKISEFVKLFNQEPTSKPQDVVDLENDSSTMKQESEPKGPTVNKIRKDEKPKLNKNTDASIKGDNISEKSVDDNSTKKAASFKNNFASSKESSPAPNTVHVPNVTKSTVSEVEEPFQDNFSVQELPQDYEDSTETNNGREEVQALDTKIRQWSSGKEGNIRSLLSTLQYVLWPKSGWKAVPLVDIIEGNAVKRSYQKALLYLHPDKLQQKGASSDQKYIAAKVFEILQEAWIHFNTLGGL
- the LOC101211029 gene encoding J domain-containing protein required for chloroplast accumulation response 1 isoform X1 — encoded protein: MDNLSQRDSILLGYSLQRSSANSSSPRASNRNSDDVDFHDVFGGPPRRRSSVHETRYSFSETGDSFALKGGEDEALPGRSGPWSGLNEKPVFGEEGVHGRRFPSDDFYDDIFKGDESVNSSPRRGDIFSPNPGSRVLSPARPLPPPAEPFGSSSLPAQLSSLPSRLAKGTDLPAFGSSSLRNKDSVSNGSHTNSPRFTLSRFSFSTSSHRFEDPKTDYDLSDRTGVLPSEFQENDGDEALSFINSGNGLSGNSLTKGEEDSLEESNGGGQFQFHFSIYKWASKGVPLMMPSRGNGPRLREKTLLRKSSSSTDRLVKAKNEMHSPTSTIQNIDISPVFHETTKVDDEKGIDILPDTGNLDQRQSSFTPSKNLSRQSSRTAVGSDNISRPTEKEKPHSLPKKVSSEKPAKKMTSRTIEDQKHEAKSLSSFLLYSDSEQSEERITKEYRKGEIMAKGDMKSSNLSDLSSPKKLEKQTSLRNSKVKKPTVPSSDVESGHNIGRKKVGGKISEFVKLFNQEPTSKPQDVVDLENDSSTMKQESEPKGPTVNKIRKDEKPKLNKNTDASIKGDNISEKSVDDNSTKKAASFKNNFASSKESSPAPNTVHVPNVTKSTVSEVEEPFQDNFSVQELPQDYEDSTETNNGREEVQALDTKIRQWSSGKEGNIRSLLSTLQYVLWPKSGWKAVPLVDIIEGNAVKRSYQKALLYLHPDKLQQKGASSDQKYIAAKVFEILQEAWIHFNTLGGL